A stretch of Toxoplasma gondii ME49 chromosome V, whole genome shotgun sequence DNA encodes these proteins:
- a CDS encoding hypothetical protein (encoded by transcript TGME49_220380~Predicted trans-membrane domain (TMHMM2.0):1026-1046) produces MWPPGDAREACRASASGSGEDIRSGAACLASGSASFVNSHDRNPQFEQHASGRPEWSRQMVSRELETLRPAANGRCRPLSAELCDPTSQLAPSSFSSAHSHLDFVPSFASHPGRSSHSTFPTCVPSAIATFPHRPRLPMTLAPDRSASSTASQDAGAASPLRLNAPAACQSNVQAPAGSSDGEREALLPQSHFRTSKLGTPTGFYPTNGAAEDLHYTNCTPATVFGTVSVSHSNVQAAAAAAAAAAAASAAAVTASAAVRRTAAFGREGFVRRDEGFHGSCSASGCFEPEAQRQEANRAVDRSLADRYLPFESGGYQGQISPRAFREFTRSEKTWCGDCEKCEEGKERRTATVVSSVAEQLTLDEETDLEAQYEGEAEGSDILGGGAFSLRNACSSTAPGGQSARDERVCVQLEEVAHSGANGSVSISPNLDAHYGATAFPELSERKTVQGPFQHEKSGDAACILQLGSGTSAFCEVGVRKDGCGSPHAPVGFSLDSSPEPSVPGLASPNSGNWVDAPHTRYPGSPEWLRDEVSRHPKDAAGLLSALASVSEQTESYEQVQATYLHEQCDQNPLTGKRDALSHLGLSLLEMPAPSRRDDADTSVGGSDDTASCSSPASLADAAGSDLQGPRSPQDQECREVPTVVSLTTLQQARVSLSEQNSSLSFVGGGSTGEATVKAVCFGPPVSLTAFSATERSEAEPGFSTVPPIEAEAPKTSRLLRNSGQLFHTFQKGHLPDDGDAFEDKQVDEVVAVNVYPRRPKQGTRQKKYSERRHASHADRDEGSCRPGSVEDFLRVFNTHGSKTKGSSQERYFRELQARCRVRSLRLSPHRLSSLSVAVDRRRTDESDTPLPARQGSKGSEVSVFGRENELFIQAAKAKQTWAVNAAARKRLLQQYTALLRQAETHKEAARKHRNESEPLRRSLVSLVAVGSKIRALQRSESWKQHIGAAIHDPDEDLVSFMADFDADVTECAAFDFSEQTLEITRRSGGSTFCATGKNRSVRSGIFLLFVRSLCCCSDGDGRRSRAIVRSLICYILICASLVLWLRRAVHD; encoded by the exons ATGTGGCCGCCAGGGGACGCCAGGGAGGCTTGCAGGGCATCCGCCAGCGGAAGCGGGGAAGACATTCGCTCTGGAGCCGCTTGTCTCGCCTCTGGATCCGCGTCGTTTGTGAATTCACACGACAGGAATCCCCAGTTTGAGCAGCATGCCAGCGGCAGGCCCGAGTGGAGTAGGCAGATGGTCTCCCGCGAGCTCGAGACTTTGCGTCCCGCCGCCAATGGCCGTTGTAGGCCTCTATCGGCAGAACTCTGTGATCCTACATCTCAACTTGCGCCTTCCTCATTTTCGTCTGCTCATTCTCATCTAGACTTCGtgccttccttcgcttctcatCCGGGCCGGAGTTCGCACTCCACTTTCCCAACGTGTGTACCTTCCGCAATCGCCACTTTTCCACACCGTCCACGTCTTCCAATGACTCTAGCACCCGATAGATCTGCCTCTTCTACAGCCTCCCAAGACGCTGGCGCCGCTTCGCCGCTCCGTCTCAACGCCCCTGCGGCGTGCCAGTCAAACGTCCAGGCGCCTGCCGGCTCTTCAGATGGGGAACGGGAGGCCCTGTTGCCTCAATCCCATTTCCGCACCTCAAAACTCGGAACACCGACAGGGTTCTATCCGACAAACGGCGCAGCCGAGGATCTCCATTATACCAACTGTACACCGGCCACTGTCTTTGGAACAGTTAGCGTAAGCCACTCCAACGTCcaagcagcagctgcagcggctgcagctgccgcggCAGCGAGTGCGGCCGCTGTCACCGCCTCTGCCGCAGTTAGACGGACCGCGGCGTTTGGACGAGAAGGGTTCGTACGTCGGGACGAGGGCTTCCACGGGAGTTGCTCTGCCTCAGGGTGTTTTGAACCAGAGGCCCAGCGGCAAGAGGCGAACAGAGCTGTCGACAGGAGTCTGGCAGACAGGTATCTGCCGTTCGAAAGTGGTGGATACCAAGGACAAATTTCACCCCGGGCTTTCAGAGAGTTCACAAGGTCGGAGAAAACGTGGTGCGGAGACTGCGAGAAGtgtgaagaaggcaaagaaaggCGGACAGCGACTGTCGTAAGTTCAGTTGCGGAACAGTTGACGTTGGATGAAGAGACGGACCTCGAGGCACAGTATGAAGGCGAAGCTGAGGGATCTGATATTTTGGGGGGAGGTGCGTTCTCTTTACGAAACGCATGCTCCTCGACCGCCCCTGGGGGGCAGAGTGCGCGCGACGAACGCGTTTGCGTGCAGCTAGAAGAAGTTGCGCACTCGGGTGCAAACGGATCCGTTTCTATCTCTCCGAACTTGGATGCTCACTACGGGGCGACTGCGTTTCCAGAATTGTCTGAACGAAAAACTGTCCAGGGTCCCTTTCAACACGAGAAATCAGGTGATGCTGCTTGTATCTTACAACTAGGGAGCGGAACTTCGGCCTTTTGCGAGGTGGGCGTACGTAAAGACGGCTGTGGTTCACCGCATGCACCGGTTGGCTTTTCCCTAGACTCTTCACCGGAGCCGTCTGTCCCTGGGTTGGCTTCACCGAATTCCGGGAATTGGGTAGACGCGCCCCACACGCGGTACCCCGGTTCTCCCGAGTGGCTGCGCGACGaagtgtctcgacaccccaAAGACGCAGCCGGGCTCCTGTCGGCCTTGGCGTCTGTGTCAGAACAGACGGAGAGTTATGAACAGGTTCAGGCGACTTACTTACACGAACAATGCGACCAAAACCCGTTAACGGGGAAGCGTGACGCACTGTCACACCTAGGCCTTTCACTCCTCGAGATGCCAGCACCAAGCAGACGGGACGACGCGGACACTTCAGTCGGCGGATCCGATGACACCGCCTCCTGCTCCTCACCAGCTTCTCTGGCGGATGCGGCTGGATCCGATCTTCAAGGCCCTAGATCCCCCCAGGATCAGGAATGTAGAGAAGTGCCAACAGTTGTTTCCCTAACCACCTTACAGCAAGCGAGGGTGTCACTAAGCGAGCAGAACTCGagcctctctttcgtcggAGGAGGATCCACGGGAGAAGCGACGGTCAAGGCTGTGTGTTTTGGacctccggtgtctctgacGGCCTTCTCCGCCACTGAGAGGAGCGAGGCAGAACCCGGTTTCTCGACCGTCCCGCCAAtcgaggcggaggcgccgaAAACGTCGAGGCTTCTCAGGAACTCCGGGCAGTTGTTTCACACTTTCCAGAAAGGGCATTTGCCTGATGATGGAGACGCGTTTGAAGACAAACAGGTCGACGAAGTCGTGGCTGTCAATGTGTACCCCAGGCGACCGAAACAGGGAACCAGACAGAAAAAGTATTCTGAACGACGGCATGCTTCTCATGCGGACAGGGATGAGGGCAGCTGCAGGCCTGGTAGTGTTGAGGATTTCTTGAGGGTGTTTAACACCCATGGCTCTAAAACAAAGGGATCTTCCCAGGAAAGATATTTCCGCGAATTGCAAGCCCGGTGTCGCGTgcgctctcttcgtctttctcctcacaGACTCAGCTCTCTGTCGGTCGCGGTAGACAGACGAAGGACTGACGAGAGTGATACGCCACTTCCTGCTCGGCAAGGCTCGAAGGGGAGTGAGGTGAGCGTGTTTGGGCGCGAAAACGAGCTGTTTATCCAGGCAGCGAAGGCAAAGCAAACGTGGGCTGTCAACGCAGCCGCGAGGAAACGCCTGCTGCAACAATACACCGCGCTGTTGAGGCAGGCAGAGACTCAcaaggaagcagcgagaaaacATCGAAACGAGAGTGAACCTCTTCGGCGAAGCCTCGTCAGTCTTGTCGCCGTCGGTTCCAAGATCCGGGCGCTACAGAGATCGGA GAGTTGGAAACAGCACATTGGTGCCGCTATCCACGATCCGGACGAGGACCTGGTTTCTTTCATGGCAGATTTCGATGCAGACGTGACCGAATGTGCAGCGTTTGATTTCTCAGAGCAGACTCTGGAGATCACACGTCGTTCCGGGGGCTCCACCTTCTGTGCTACCGGCAAAAACCGGTCTGTGAGATCTGGaatttttctgcttttcgtccgctctctctgctgctgctcggATGGAGACGGCAGGCGGTCGAGAGCCATCGTGCGGTCACTCATTTGCTACATCCTCATTTGCGCCAGTCTTGTTCTCTGGCTGCGAAGAGCCGTACACGACTAG
- the ADF gene encoding actin depolymerizing factor ADF (encoded by transcript TGME49_220400~Gene product name based on ToxoDB Community Expert Annotation.) translates to MASGMGVDENCVARFNELKIRKTVKWIVFKIENTKIVVEKDGKGNADEFRGALPANDCRFGVYDCGNKIQFVLWCPDNAPVKPRMTYASSKDALLKKLDGATAVALEAHEMGDLAALA, encoded by the exons ATGGCGTCCGGAATGGGTGTTGACGAGAACTGCGTCGCGCGTTTCAACGAATTGAAGATCCGCAAGACGGTGAAGTGGATCGTCTTCAAAATCGAGAACACCAAGATCGTTGTCGAGAAGGACGGAAAGGGTAATGCGGACGAATTCCGGGGTGCTCTCCCCGCCAACGACTGCCGATTCGGCGTGTACGACTGCG GCAACAAGATCCAGTTCGTTCTTTGGTGCCCGGACAACGCGCCCGTCAAGCCGAGAATGACCTACGCCTCCTCGAAGGACGCTCTCCTGAAGAAACTGGACGGCGCCACCGCTGTTGCATTGGAAGCTCACGAAATGGGCGACCTCGCAGCCCTCGCGTAA
- a CDS encoding hypothetical protein (encoded by transcript TGME49_220370): protein MEALSRGKLPGSNEDKKASFTPPAVFSEHRRGVCENRKEASATGDAMLSFRFPRSRGTASGTPTDSPTYAQEGFLVCAIEESTGRTKEAEEVWGAQEFDHAEEEFRQGAESREDRQGCGGARVQADRALDSETRSSEPNASVSRPVEDETPRRSAGEDSDEEEAPRPPPLCLSSVATCAAVPPSPGILRPWLHSAYPPCSRAVSSRDIVPPYQLLPLRGKPRGGDVHRGRASPLFDETLSRSLGLSSGDRLAETRRRESAGAEPLPNNEFLVNRSSMRSAGQRHLEGRRKRDGDRIGDTASRETKARGVEREPAGSGLPDARAGGYGEDAECRETKTRPSGVCDLGRDPGRVLSSSRCCADPAVVAARGLPANGKEEETLVVSPWSEQLGEPSLSPPKPCLSSLPRSCSSPSFSGSPSVVQPQTSTPLPGRRGRHSKTVCFSETTIAGSVAPFSLVARQREERRRRDAQLAKVLFRWIGPSAGSPEGLEDDKEKYMFPSVFFPRARRQSGLASPPLALIKRQQIVSAFYAQKDRRAARRWRSLSTDKQRSGRTARGQSAGAARGQEERKTLNEAEMSLLEPQVLLTSEDLSVLPGLWGWPWYHAIYGGLGQGQAAQHELIQLRDQRRNLSREVQKIVPALTEWRETVEAERDSLVSLERTREVLEARTREKLALIEEEIDSEKRRATHLKALLQEAREENESLHALLPEREGRIRQLQDALRDRAWEWTESEERLLGEKQDLELKLREQEERLRVQDARTKEQTALISALSEQADGRRGTPLGKRLFDFQANRATDKREPETAHGVFSATTHRERRSSSHRQEMDSIEKLRELYVKAEDKSRHRSRLSERRTVTLASPVGTRAASAFEEKKCVKAKPEVSARARSREVDRLEQKAQAHPDDETLSDIMRRKVKQTLMTRIDRQSRDLAELLHDPLLDRSVSLSQLEAPSRPTSPAAAAAARRAAAWLGGPEESPEGTGVGRLISAAYLNSYKHAKERLPRLVPDLPEDVLKTPKYAFGDFSRRTSDRVGPGRRLLSPRAPQAVVRPQMADQDVRTVPSMLFVGRGEQREKGEGRAGVVDWDAHRDVGKMKDRELTREEIIQRAFGKAAMPHQFSAARSTPPSRGRAETGEQSPEAQSARGRHRDQGDGDTEELTELQQMRRAKAEALLLHLKLGVAATQADLEALKSTVKKQKDALSERHRAYLLAR from the coding sequence atGGAGGCTCTGAGTCGCGGTAAACTTCCAGGAAGCAACGAGGACAAAAAGGCCTCCTTCACACCTCCGGCGGTCTTCAGCGAGCACCGACGAGGTGTCTGcgagaacaggaaagagGCAAGTGCCACGGGGGATGCGATGTTGTCGTTTCGCTTTCCCAGAAGCCGAGGTACTGCCTCTGGTACCCCGACAGACTCACCAACATACGCGCAAGAGGgttttctcgtctgtgcAATCGAGGAATCCACAGGGCGcacgaaagaggcagaagaagttTGGGGAGCACAGGAATTTGACCATGCGGAAGAGGAGTTCCGTCAGGGAGCAGAATCCAGAGAGGACAGACAAGGCTGTGGCGGGGCAAGAGTCCAAGCTGACCGAGCGCTGGACAGCGAGACTCGTTCGTCCGAACCTAACGCGTCGGTTTCACGTCCTGTAGAGGACGAGACACCTCGTCGCTCTGCGGGTGAAGAttcagacgaagaggaggcgccTCGACCGCcgcctctttgtctctcgtctgtcgccACATGCGCTGCTGTGCCCCCTTCGCCTGGAATCCTGCGCCCTTGGCTCCACTCGGCTTACCCTCCGTGCAGCAGAGCCGTTTCCAGCAGAGACATCGTCCCCCCGTACCaactgcttcctctccgagGCAAACCACGCGGAGGAGACGTTCACCGTGGCCGCGCTTCCCCGCTGTTCGACGAGActctctctcgatctctGGGTCTCTCGTCGGGAGATCGACTTGctgaaacgagaagaagggagagcgcAGGAGCTGAACCCCTCCCAAACAATGAGTTTCTTGTCAATCGTTCGAGCATGCGGAGTGCCGGGCAGCGCCACCTTGAAGGACGACGCAAgagggacggagacagaatTGGAGACACAGCTTcacgggagacgaaggcaagaggggtggagagagagccCGCCGGGAGCGGTCTCCCCGACGCTCGCGCTGGAGGCTACGGCGAGGACGCGGAAtgtagagaaacgaagacgcggCCGAGCGGCGTCTGCGACCTGGGGCGCGACCCAGGTCGTGTTCTTTCGAGTTCTCGGTGCTGTGCAGATCCCGCTGTGGTCGCCGCGCGTGGGTTGCCGGCGaatggaaaagaagaggaaactctcgtcgtttctccctgGTCTGAACAGCTGGGCGAaccgtcgctttctcctccaaAGCCTTGTCTTTCGTCACTGCCCAGGTcatgttcttctccgtccttctctgGCTCACCCTCCGTCGTTCAGCCGCAGACGTCAACGCCGCTtcctggaagaagaggtcgCCACAGCAAAACTGTGTGTTTCTCAGAGACAACAATAGCTGGTTCCGTGgcccccttttctctcgtggcgagacaacgcgaagaaagaaggcgtcGAGATGCACAGCTGGCGAAGGTGCTCTTCCGGTGGATCGGTCCTTCTGCAGGGAGCCCAGAGGGGTTGGAGGATGACAAAGAGAAGTACATGTTCCCCtcagttttctttcctcgcgcaCGGCGCCAGTCCGggctcgcgtctccgccgctCGCGTTGATAAAGCGGCAGCAAATTGTTTCAGCCTTCTACGCGCAGAAGGACAGGCGCGCGGCTCGACGATGGCGGTCGCTCTCGACAGACAAGCAGCGGTCGGGAAGGACAGCTCGGGGACAGAGCGCCGGCGCGGCGAGAGGCCAGGAGGAACGAAAAACTTTAAACGAAGCCGAGATGAGTCTGCTCGAACCCCAGGTTTTGTTGACCAGCGAAGATCTGTCTGTGCTGCCGGGTCTCTGGGGCTGGCCGTGGTACCACGCAATCTACGGGGGGTTAGGTCAGGGACAGGCAGCCCAACATGAGTTGATTCAGCTCCGAGATCAGCGGAGAAATCTGTCGAGAGAGGTACAGAAGATCGTCCCGGCACTCACGGAATGGCGGGAAACTGTAGAGGCGGAACGCGATTCTCTGGTGAGTttggagagaacgcgagaggtTCTGGAGGCCCGAACTCGCGAGAAACTTGCCCTGATTGAAGAGGAGATCGACAGTGAGAAGCGGCGCGCGACGCATCTCAAGGCGCTTCTgcaggaggcgagggaggaaaacgaatCCCTTCACGCCCTCCTCCCAGAACGAGAGGGACGGATACGCCAGCTACAAGACGCCCTAAGGGATAGGGCCTGGGAGTGGACTGAGAGCGAGGAGCGTCTGTtaggagaaaaacaggacCTCGAACTCAAACTccgagaacaagaagaacgTCTTAGAGTGCAGGACGCGCGCACGAAAGAACAAACCGCCCTCATCTCAGCCCTCTCCGAACAAGCAGACGGCCGCCGAGGAACTCCTCTTGGCAAGCGACTGTTCGACTTCCAAGCAAACCGAGCCACAGACAAGCGAGAACCAGAGACGGCACATGGAGTCTTTAGCGCTACGACTCACAGGGAACGTAGGTCATCAAGCCATCGGCAAGAGATGGATTCCAtagagaagctgagagagTTGTATGTCAAGGCAGAAGATAAGTCACGACATCGTTCGCGGCTGTCCGAGCGTCGCACTGTGACGCTTGCGTCTCCGGTAGGGACGAGAGCCGCTTCGGCAttcgaggagaagaaatgcGTGAAAGCGAAACCCGAGGTTTCTGCAAGAGCGAGAAGTCGTGAGGTGGATCGGCTGGAGCAGAAAGCACAAGCTCATCCAGACGACGAGACACTGTCGGATATCATGCGTCGAAAAGTGAAGCAAACCCTGATGACACGCATCGACAGGCAATCTCGCGATTTAGCAGAGTTGCTCCATGACCCGCTGCTCGACCGAAGCGTGAGTCTGTCGCAACTCGAAGCGCCGAGCCGGCCGACGTCCCCCGCCGCGGCTGCGGCCGCGCGGCGGGCCGCCGCCTGGCTAGGTGGGCCCGAGGAGTCCCCCGAAGGAACCGGAGTGGGCCGGTTAATTTCTGCGGCGTATCTGAACTCGTACAAGCATGCGAAGGAGCGACTGCCGCGTCTCGTGCCTGACCTTCCCGAGGACGTCCTAAAGACCCCGAAATATGCGTTCGGAGACTTCTCAAGAAGGACCTCGGATCGCGTGGGACCTGGCCggcgcctcctgtctcctcgggcGCCACAGGCGGTCGTGCGTCCGCAAATGGCGGACCAGGACGTCCGGACCGTCCCCTCAATGCTCTTCGTGGGCCGCGgggagcagcgagagaagggcgAGGGGAGAGCAGGCGTTGTAGATTGGGATGCCCACCGCGACGTTGGAAAAATGAAGGACAGAGAACTCACCAGAGAAGAAATCATTCAGAGAGCATTCGGAAAAGCCGCAATGCCGCACCAGTTCTCCGCCGCGCGCTCGACGCCGCCTTCCAGGgggagagcggagacaggagagcagAGCCCCGAGGCCCAGAGCGCCCGTGGGAGACACAGGGACCAAGgggacggagacaccgaggagCTGACAGAACTGCAACAAATGCGAAGAGCCAAAGCAGAAGCTCTGCTCCTTCACCTGAAACTCGGTGTCGCCGCAACTCAGGCAGACCTAGAGGCCCTCAAGTCAACAGtcaaaaaacagaaagatgCCCTTTCAGAGCGTCATCGGGCCTATCTTCTGGCGAGATAA
- a CDS encoding hypothetical protein (encoded by transcript TGME49_220390~Predicted trans-membrane domain (TMHMM2.0):23-46:60-80:100-123:137-160) codes for MCDCLSKRLCRGPSRGMDLTYRDIFKLTVPFVWSIAACCLFAYYSIEPISNNRFPKTVPMYWSLISAFPAFMTALNIFIFHRDAVIQSGLSRVALAELTQVVRLISVVGVFTFITLAVASAVQLAQCRLCNNESYKENVIWCGISLVWMVVMACTTPTARHFSKLIFRYETFQQQGGMTPTVTCASPDGPPSLRPVSWGAVGSHPGGPAGSGNGAYTVAAGYPARGARTLGASGHPAEDDYIRAAAGASPGQVVTGKVSSKAESGKLEEGKGGS; via the exons ATGTGTGACTGTCTGAGCAAAAGACTCTGTCGGGGGCCCTCCAGGGGGATGGACCTGACCTACCGAGATATCTTCAAACTCACTGTACCGTTCGTATGGTCCATTGCGGCGTGCTGCCTCTTCGCGTACTACAGCATTGAACCCATCTCGAACAATCG CTTCCCCAAGACCGTTCCCATGTACTGGAGCCTGATATCCGCGTTCCCCGCCTTCATG ACTGCACTCAACATCTTCATTTTCCATCGAGATGCCGTCATCCAGTCTGGTCTCTCTCGGGTGGCGCTTGCTGAGTTGACGCAAGTTGTGCGACTGATTTCCGTCGTCGGTGTCTTCACCTTCATCACTCTCGCCGTGGCAAGTGCCGTGCAGCTTGCGCAA TGTCGCCTGTGCAACAATGAGAGCTACAAGGAGAATGTGATTTGGTGTGGGATCTCTCTCGTCTGGATGGTGGTGATGGCCTGCACGACTCCTACCGCGCGTCACTTCTCGAAGTTGATCTTCCGGTACGAGACGTTCCAGCAGCAAGGCGGCATGACACCCACCGTAACTTGCGCATCTCCTGATGGGCCTCCCTCGCTCCGTCCGGTCTCCTGGGGCGCTGTCGGGTCTCATCCCGGAGGTCCAGCAGGTTCTGGCAACGGAGCATACACGGTTGCAGCGGGCTACCCAGCTCGCGGCGCTCGCACGCTCGGGGCCTCCGGACACCCTGCCGAAGACGACTACATCCGGGCGGCTGCGGGTGCATCTCCGGGGCAAGTCGTCACCGGCAAGGTCTCTTCGAAGGCAGAAAGTGGCAAGCTGGAAGAGGGAAAGGGTGGCAGCTGA